Genomic DNA from Phyllopteryx taeniolatus isolate TA_2022b chromosome 10, UOR_Ptae_1.2, whole genome shotgun sequence:
TATACAATATTCTATGAGGTTTCATTTAATGGTAACTACTTTGACAGTTCAGCCATCTCAGCCTCATGGATTTGTTTCCTTTCAGCCAACTGTGAGGGGAAAAGGCAGTCTATGATGTCCAGAACCACAACTGTGACGTTGTACTTCCTATTTTTCAAGTActgcaaataaatgaaaagagaAGAACGATAGTTATTTTGACCCATGTTTAGGTCTCAAGTGCTGTTAAAAAACATTCATAATGAAAGTAAACTAAGACAGCAATGTATACGGTACATTATCGTTACCTCTTGTAGCGGTTGCTTGCAGAGTGGACAGCGGAGGTTGTGGTCCAGACTCCTCTCTATGCAGTTTTTACAGAAAGTGTGACCACATGGAGTGGTAACTGGCTCATGAAACAACCTTTAAAATACATAccacaatttcaatgaagttgggatgtagtgtaaaatgtaaataaaacagaatacaaatttgcaaattcttttcaacctatattcaattaaatgtactaCAAAaatgagatatttaatgttcaaactgataaactctgGGTTTCTTAGCAAATATTCAGTCATTTTTAATTAGATGCCtacaacaagttccaaaaaagctggcagagGGGCACGTTTAccactttgttacatcacctttccatttaacaacactcaaaaaGCATTTGGAAACTCGGGGCACTAATTGTTgtattgcttggatggcagcatgttgctccaaaacctgtccTCCAGCCCAGAAGACacaacgtccatgatttccataaataatttgaaatgtgcactAGTCAGacccacagcacacttttccactttgcgtcagtccatctcagattgagctcaggcccagagaagctggtggcatttctggatgttgttaATATAttgctttcactttgcatggtagagttttaccTGTAAACTGACAacagttttctgaaatgttcctgagcccacgtggcaataatCTTCACGCAATGAtgctggtttttaatgcagtgccgcctgaaggatcgaggtcacgggcattcaatgttaatTTTTGGActtgccgcttatatgcagAGTTCTCCAGATTCTCAAAATCGTTTGATGgtattatggaccgcagatgatgaaatcactAAATCCCTTGCAACTGTATGTTGAGGaatgttgttcttaaactgttggactatttgctgaTACTGTTGTTCACAAAGTAGTGAACCTCagcccatccttgcttgtgaacaactgagcctttctaggatgctccttttatacccaatcatgacactcacctgttcccaattaacctgttcacctgtggaatgttttgGGGGAATTCCTTAACTTTTGCTCCCCCCGTCCCAGCttatttggaacatgttgcacgcatcaaatataaaatgagtgaatatttgcaaacaaaaacaacatttgtcaGTGTGATCACTAAATACCTtttctttgtactgtactgaattGAATATAGGCTGAAAAGGATTTGCTCAtcgttgtattttgtttttatttacattttacacaatgtcccaacttcattagaattgggtttcatatacaaatatataaaatgatcaaaacacaCTGTCTATAGAGAGAAATTATATTATCTACTTGACAGACAACCATGAGactaatattattttgagagaacAGGACGCTGACCTGATGCAGAGAGGGCATTCAAAGTCTGACACAGTCAGTACGCTCAGAGTTTTATCTCTGCGGTGTAAACTGGCACCTGAGATGAAAGTTTATGCACCAAGAAACATAAATTACTATTTGTAGtgaattttaacaaaaatacacaatttctGAATGCCGTACGTTTTGGGTCATAAAGCAATGAATCTTGATGATTAAGATGTCAAATGAGACAGACTGTGTTTACTGTAGTTGCCACTGTACCTGTGCAATTCACATCCTCCtttgttttcatcatttccTTATCATCTTCACTGGCAGGGAGGAAGGAGACAGCTTGGCAGAGGCTCAGGCAGCACTCGTTGCTGGTATCGTGCTTCGCTTTGGAGCTCTAAAGAAACCGTTTTACAACTTCAAGATTGCAAGCAAACACCTCCCACCATGCAAGCATTCTTCTCCTCATCCCATCTGCAGCACACACCTGGGATGCCTCTCTCCTCTCTTTGCCCTCTGCATCACCATGTGGATGTGTGAGACCCTCAGGGTGTGTTACCTGGGTGCCACTGAGGCTTACAATGGGGTAGGAAGCCTTCAAGTAATCAGTCAACACCTGCATGATGCGGGATACTTCCTCTGGCACCAAGATGCCCTCTGCCTCCAAGATCTGCAATTTTAATACATATACTATTACAGCTACATTAAATTTTgagacaatacaaaaaaaagtgtatgacaaataacaaaatatatccGAGGTCCACAACAGTATGTACGACTACAAATaattgtaatgtttgtttgtggtcTTGCCTACAAGGCAGGGATGGAAAGATAGGTTCAATACTAAGAATTTATGGCTCCAGTATCGTCTAAAATATTGCACATTCAGTAGTTTAAACATGAAGATCGACATTATGAAAATTGTGGTTTACCATTTGGCAAGGCAAATGCTCATTTATGTGTTTTACTTTACATAGTAACGGGTGGGGTGAACAACCTTTTTGATCTGATTCTTAGCAGGAAAAAAGTCCGCTTGAAGTTTGAGGCAATGGTGAAACTGAATGAGGGATTCTGTCTGCTGAGCCATTTCCAACAGTATGTTccctttacgaaaaaagccctgTGGACACAGAAGAGCATGAACAGCGTATCACTGCCTGCATAAGTGAATTACTGCATTACAGGTTCTCATTGCAGTGGTTTGGCATGTGACTCAAGGAAATTATATAATCcatttaacagaaaaaaactgatttcACAAAACATTTCCCCCCACCGCATATGAGGTTGTGAAATGAGCAGTTGTTTGCATACCGTCAGTGACAAAAGGAAACAATAGTATCATCAGAAAAATATGAAACTAGAGAGAAATAAACGAGACTATGTCTTCTTTTtgagtggaaaaacaaacatagACCACAACATTAGGAACATATCTGGAAAAACCAGTGAGATCCAAAGCATgagctacagtatatcaaatTGGATGACTTTACAAGGATAATCATGAAAACTTTAAATTTTAACATATGCAATTACTTTTAAATGTACCATTATTACTCAGTGTGGTAGTTTTTACAACCTCGCTGCATAATACCATCATATTTTGGCTACCTCATCTAGCTACAAGAGAGGGGCATACCTCAGGATGATGCAGCTAAATCCTATGCCACGACAAACCACAAGCAGAATAATAAACCTATTGTCAAACTAATGctgtacctctctgacagtatcAATCAAAAACTAAGCATTATCATCTTTCATCTATTATCTTGGTAAAGGCAGACTTTTTATTTAGTTCTTCTACTGGTTTTCATCAGATTTTGCCAGGGAAGGTGATATCCATGTCACCTCAGTCCATTTCGGCCGAAGACAGCAGAGGTAGTCAAGGTCCGCCAGAGCATCAGAGAAACGCAGTAGGCCACAGTTGGCTTCAGCTCTGTAGAACCTCAGACTCAGGTCTTCTGGAACTAAAGATGAAAAGAGTGACATATTAGAGcaaggggaaaaataaaaaataaaataatataaataaacatttatttacacattgTGATGTGCAAACCTGGTTGCACGTTATAGAGCTACAGACATGTTGTTTTGCTTCATTCTTATCAAGCAAATACAATGAggttacaaatacattttcaaacatgaaACTGAATTTCCAACATTTTCCGAATTAAATAAAATTGGTCATTTAGATTGAAATATTCTGTCTGTAAGCACTATTCAAGTCTGCAATCAGACTCCATAATGTGCTGGTGATATAAAAGGTTTCCTTTGATATACCAAGCGAGTGATGCACTctgatataaaaatatttacacaacAATAAAGGGTTATGCATCACCTGAAAAATCCAGAAGACCAGCATTTTAACCCTTTTAAGACGAGGAGGAACACTGGTGACACCACGGCGCATGCTTATTTCAAATTATCTTAACTCCTCGCTACTTTGTgcaattttaatcattcaaactgcCCCTGAAAGCAGTGAAGCTAATAAATATATCTATTATTAATGGTGCGAAAAGGGTTAAGACGCATTGTAGAGAGTGAGGCacaagtatgtgaaccctttgcaATTTCTTAAACTTCTGCATAAATATGTcatgtagtctgatcttcatctaaatcacaagagtAAACAGTCTGCTGAggctaataccacacaaactagtctatgttttcatatttttattaaaaaataaaaaaaattcacatgaCAGGGAGGAAAAGTAACCCCCGGATATAATTACTGATTGACCCTCTTTTgacagcaataacctcaaccaaatgtTCCCTGTAGTTGCAGATTGGACATGCAAAATGATCAGGATGAAtcttggaccattcctcttgacAAAAcggttgcagttcagcaaggtTCCTGGGACatctggtgtgaatagctcactttttcctcccactgtacaaTTGTTACTTAAGGGCTGCCATACTAGTCATGTGGCTGTTATTCAAGTTATATAATGTAGTAGGTCCCACCCACACTTTGCAATTATACATACCTGCTCATGATGTAGAAATCAGGattacaaaagaaagaaaacttgcATTACATTTTCGTAAGAAGGAGAGTCAAGCATAACCAGTGCCTGATATGGTACCGGTGCCAAGTAGgcaattatcattattattattattagtagtagtaattgccttgcgattgcctggcgaccagtttagggcgtaccccgcctctcgcccagagtcagctgggataggctccagtacgcccacgaccctagtgaggataagcagtacggaaaatgaatgaattactattattattattattatttaactgGACCTACAAACGTGTTCATTCATTGGCATGCTGAGGCCAAAAAAAGTAGGTGAAATGATGGTGGAGATTGCCCCTATATAGGCCTACTTCATTACTGGTGCATAAAATACATTGACTTTAAACATGATGGTGGAGGTTGCCCCTATATAGGCCCACTTCATTACTGGTGCATAAAATACATTGACTTTAAACATGAAGATGTGAAAGATTTCCCCAACcccaaaatctgaaaaatgtcaGATTATATAGTCTATGAGCTCTGCATCATAGCAGTGTTTTAGGATGGCATGTTCTGGTTATTTAGCACCTCGAGGCAAAAATGATGTGAGCTTTGAGTTGTAGTCCTGTAATGTGACACTGTGATGCTTTGATGAGCGCTATTGTATGGGCCTTTTTAAAGACAGGCTAAAGTTCAGAAAGCAAATAATGACCCCAAAAGTTAAGAGTGTTGCAAAGTATATATGCCTTACCTTGCTGTATTCCGTCGTTGGCGACGCGTAAAGCTTCCTTATACTGCTTCGCACGAAGTTTCTCCTGTAAGTGACGCTTAATCTTTGCGTCGTCTGGGCAGCACTTTTCAATGACACGGATGAGCAAAACGTTGTTCTTTGCGTTTCTCATGTCTCTCTGTTTGAACCTCTCTTTGCAGGCTGGGCATTTAGACGGCAGGTAGGTCCCCGCGCACCTCCTGCAGAAGGTGTGACCGCAGGTAATGGTCACCGGCTCCCACATCGGGAAGAGGCAGATTCGGCACTCCAGCAGCTCCATCGTGTTGCTGTTGTGTCAGCACAATATCCCGCTGCGATAAATGCTCTTCCTCTTAAAGCCTAGCACACGGGAAGACTTTCCTCCTCGAGTGTCTGTCATTCACCATATGACTATCACGGCCAACGGCTACCTTGAACCCGTTAGCTGTGCTCGACTTAGCCACTAGTTTATCGCCGCTGCAAACATCGTCTTTGCTTATCTAACGATGCAGTTCTCAGCCAACTCGTCCACGTTGAtataatattacagtatttgcTAACCATGAAGTGTTTCCCTCTCCATCAGGTAAAGACAAAACTCAGCCTCTTTTGAGTGCGCCGCTTCTCCCACCGATACAAAAGCAACCAACGACTCCACAAACCGACCGGAATATGTTCGGTATTGTACTCGTGGGCGCCTCGGTCCGCGAATTAACCCCTTTTACTCAATACTACGTACACCGAGCACAATTTCAGGTTTCTGTGTTACACCATCACATTACATAAATAATGACCACGTGACTTTGCAGCGAAGGTGCTGATTGGCTAAGCAGCTCGACGACATCCCTGTTGTGAAACCCTTCGCAGCCGAGTTTCATAACATAGTTTATAGATAATTTTGATTGAATACTAAAGACCTAGGGACTATACATGTGATCATAGTCGCATGCGTTTTGTCAATTCTGGTGAAAGGTTATTCCTTTAAACCTCAagcgtgttgtgtgtgtgacacagtGGAGGGAATTCCCAAACCAAGATATATCCGCGAGGGGGTGGAATGGCAGACTCAACATGAAAACCTGATTTGTTATAGCTCTAACCTATCGTTAGCGAGGTCTGCTGTGACCTTAAGTAACACGTCTGTATTTAGGTCATCATTGAAAAGGTGGAGAATAGagcattacaaaaagaaaaagaaatgtgttgCCTATCTGGCGGAACTAGTCTCATCGACAACCtactaacagaaaaaaaagaaatgtgttgcCTATTAGGCGGAACTCGTCTCATCGACAACCTACTATATTGGATTTGAGAATGAGTCAGTACACAACAGTAATTACTCTTACACGATCGAAAAAGAGggctgtatcaaatattctcATTAATACTGACTGAGGTGCTTTAAATTCCTATTCATGTCCCAATGTGTGGCATGTTTTTgtctgtatttatgtattttctgtGGGTTGCCTAGTAAAGAAAAAATAGAAACCCTTCTGAGAAGGACGGAGTGTTTCTCTACATAACTTCAAACTACACGCAGTCATAATATAcattgggaggaaaaagtatgtgaaggCTTTGGAATTTCGTAAATTTATGCATGAActtgtcataaaatgtagtctgatcttcatctaaataaGAATAAACAGTCTGTTTAAACCAATAGCACACAATGTTTAAACCAATagcaattttacatttatataaagCATAACTAACGATTCACAGGACAAGGagaaaaaagtaagtgaactCTTGGGTTTAATAACTGCTCGATCCTCCTTTGGTAGCGATAACatcaaccaaacgtttcctgtagttgcagatcagatgtgctgcaggatgaattttggaccattcctctttacaaaacagttgcagttcagcaagattcctgggatgtctggtgtgaatagctcaTGAGGTCATACCACAgcatttcacagatttttttcctcccactgtaaacAAATATAAGAATATCAATCTGACAGCATCAATCAAACCTGTGCTTGACtttgaaaaacatgcataatgTATGTTGTTCCAGATCTCAATCCAtatcagggaagctcatctgcatgctcatTGGCCACATCAGGGTTTTGGGGACGTGTCGTCAGGGGAGGCAGAGCCTAAACCTGCATgtggagtaaaaataaaataaaaatgattaaaaaatgtttttcattctcTGATCTGtgcatatttattttctgttttaaaacAAGTAATGTCCATGATTTAATCGCAACAATTGCTTAGAGCAGCAGCAAGCAGCCACCCTTGCTTTATGCATCCAACTAAAATTCTAGGAAGGATAAGTGCAGGCTACACAGATTAACGAGATGACCATTCCAAATAtctatcacatttgtacaaaataatcaAGTTTGTTATGGTAATTggccttttcacactgtgcTTAGCAACACGCAGCACACCGTCAACGAACCCATTCATTATTGTGTAGGCTATGTGGTGCAAGGGCGCGAGGACGGAATGTCATGTCACACAAGGTCACCTTAAAATTGAAGAATGATCATCAAGACAGACTTAAGTGGGCTCACATTCAATGGCATCGGGGACTTTGGAGGGGTTTTGTCTTCACGGTTAAATCCCAGTCTTCACTGGACTGCTAGATAGTATCGTAAAGGTGAACAATTTCCTGATGTCACTGTTGTGGGTCAAGTGCCCCGTGGTGGCCATTGGGTTAAGATATGACCAGGTCTATGTTACTGACAATGAACATAGGTGTATTTCATTGATAgcattttgaatgcactgtGATACATGAtgagatcctgaggcccatttTTGCGCCATTCATCCGCAGCCTTCGCCTAATGTTGCTACATGATAATGCACAACAACATTGGAAGAATTTTTTCATGCAAAACGTCCTGGTTCTAGTATGGTCAGCATATTCACcagacatgtcacccattgggcatgtttgggatgctctggatgaACAACTTTGCACAGCCAGTGAAGGGCCAACAATCAACAAAAAccaaggagatgtgttgcactgtggcccttgtgggcagcctaaggcacacctgtgtaATATCGATGCTGTCAAAACAGCATCTCGATATGGCCACACCTGAGATGCAAAGCAagaattttacaaaaaacacCAGTATATCAAATTTGAGACAAGCAGTGGATGACTGGAACCCCTGTCAGACGCTAATTACTTTTCCATTGCTGTCAACAGGATCCTTTGCCAAATGATGATACTctacatacataaacatattCTGTATGacattgatggtttggacagtTCAGAAAGCAGAAAATATCTTTattagattacaaaaaaatgaagttgGCTATGCATGCTCTTTCTTGTTTCCTCCACAGTCCTGCCCTGGATGATCATTTGCAAATGCAAGGATGGATTGAAAAGTCTTTCCTGAGgtcataaaatacatacaaagcttttaaataattcaaatcAAATGGGTCTTTTAGTCTAATGACAACAGAACCAACCTCTTTGCACAAAACCTTAAAACATCTGCAGTATAGCTAGTAAGAGAATACTAGGCAATTTTGTCAATGATACTGCACATGGCCGTATCTTTGTCCCACATTTTATCCTTTTTTATTGTAGGTGTACTCTTGTTCTGGTGACCTGCAGCCATACAACTTGTTCCTGCTTCCTCTACATCCATAGGTTCCGTTTTCAGCCTTGGGGCCTGCCCAGAAGGACAGACACTGCTCCCAGCGAGCCCAGTTCTTGTTCCATCTCCAGCACTGTCAGGGCCCTCCAACTGTGGTAAGTCATCaggcagggaggcaaggcaacCCTGGATCATCTCAACTACCCGCTCCAAGTGCTTTTGGAACCTCTCTGCTGTATCTAGTCTCTGTCGTTTCTGAACCTCCATCATAACTCGCAAAGTTTCCCGGGCTTGATGTGGCCTATATTCATTTATAAGATGGTGCATGTGGACAAATAAAAGTTTCAAGTCCTCCAGCTTTTCTTCTCGCTTTATACTGCCAGGGCTCTTGATGAGGATGTCCAGAAGGTCTAAAAAGTTTACCAGGATAGACATGTTAAGCTTCTTGAGCTCACGTTTATGGTCAAACTGCACAGGATGGAGTCTCTCAATGCCTTGGCTCTCCAAAGGCCGAATGATCAGATCATCACATTGGAACTGGTTGCCAAACATCATGTAGCTGTCTCTGATAGGTGGTGGTGGTTTAGGAGCAAAACCCTTGCTAACATTTTCATCTGTGTACTCTTTGATGTACTGCATAGGTGGAGGAGGCAGGGCGCTAACCTGCTGTGGTTCACCCATGATGGTGGtctgaaagaaaaagaatggcTCTCATTAACAGAGAAGTGGTATTGTCaaatcaccagccaatcacaagacataaacaaacaaccactcgcactcacattcacacctacgggcaatttagagtttttcaattaacctaccatgcatgtttttgggatgtgggaggaaaccggagtacccagagaaaagacaggcacagggagaacatgcaaactccacacaggcgaggctggatttccccagaactgtgaggaagacatgctaaccagtcgtccaccgtgccgatgATGTGTAATAAATTAACGCATCAACCAATACTTTACGATTCACAGGGTTTTTCCTGCACATGCCTGCATAGAATATTTGGAACCAGCCACCTCTGGGGCGAAAAGCTTTGACATCATGAAAACTGTTATTATCTAACCAGTGTTACACAAGTTAGGTGTTATTTTTAACTGCAAGTACAGTAGTACGCTGTGCTTATGGGGTAGTGCTGTGTCTGAAACAGAAGTCTCTCCTAAAACCTTCCAAGAAGTTTGGAACTCAAAATGATACATTCTCCATTCTACTGCTGTTCAGAACAAAGCTGCTCGCCTTATACTGAGATGTTCATATACTACCAATGTTATTTATATGTACCACACTTTATGGTCTTTAATCAATGTTAAAATGCAATATAATTTATTGATATTTCTTaagaaaattattttagcacattttatgaaaatattcaGATTCACTCATATAATACTCGACCTCCGACCAACTTTAATTTGGTTATTAATTGTCACAGCACAActtttgttaaaacaaagtTCTGTCTTTTATAGATCTGTCAAGGTGTGGAATTAATTGCCCAAAAAAATTGAAGAACTTACCAACTTTACACAGTTTTACAAGCACTataaaatcttattttaatATCATGTAGTGTTCAAcagattaaaatatatatgactTGTACCTTCTTATGCTTCATAAATctctgaatatatttttttctctgtattgtatatttaaatgcattgagtttttagtttagtttattaTTCAGACCCCAGGAAAATTAAGAGACTACCACGGTGGGCGCAAATGGGGATCCTATTTACAAATtaacaaataactaaactgcaaatgtgttgaacaattgtgactttttaaacaatgattgcTTCTTTTGTAACCAACCACATGTGATTtctcaggggggggggggggagaacacGAACGAGCATTACACCTATTTTTATCTTTTCAGAGATAATCTCAACAATACAGAAAATAGTTTCGCTTGAGCAAGTATAGATGTCGTACACACGTGTGCCAATGATCAAAAATGGTAGCGTCCTTTCCTTAATTggagccaggaaaaaaaaaaaaagatgtgatcaaaatatatttatacatatttgagTTGATGGTGGGATCATTGGAAATTATATAGCCCTAAGGAGATAATGGTATATCATAGATAATGGTATATCATAGAAAATAAACATGAGAAACATCGTTTGGCGTTACAATtctaattttaatatttcaagggttttttttttttatgtattgatCGAGCAATGAGTACATTCATGAAATGATCGATTATAATTTTGAAAGACGAATACTGTTTATGAATTATATATAAACTTTCAGCTTTCTTATGCATTTTGTTTTAGCAAGAAACTCGTTATGTAAACTGCGGTGCTGTCAAACGATTTATTTGTCGTTGAACGTAACAAGGCCATCTAGtagttcattttaaaacatacaaaGCGTACAATGCATTATAGAGTGGCAAGCAAGTTTCACGGAGCAAAGTTATCTATCTTCGTTAAATCATCTATCCGACCGCCAAACTGTTTGAACGTACCCGGCTCAGCAAACGAAGCTAGGTTTAGCAGCCACATACACGCATACTCCTTCAAAACTACGTCTGACcataaaattaatgaataacTCCCGTGATGAAAATGATCAGTTAGCGGTAACTCTACTTGCCTCCTAAGTAGCTCTTCGGGTCCGATAAATGAGATGCTTTGATGGAAATTTAAGGACAGGATATATGACAGGATAGATAGCACTTTGCTCCCTACGTTACACGGACATGGCGAATGGTTGGGTTCTGATTCCATTGGCTGAGAAATTCTCGTGATTCCGTTTCGTCGTTTGAATTGGTCAGCCTGTTCGTGAAGTTCTGAAGCCGTCATTGGTTGTTACTATTGACACGTGACTATTGACCCCTAAAATGTCATATCCAATATAGAAGTGTTTTGGAACCTTTTTTTGAAGGGGGCAAGACGTACGCTGTAGTTTACATTAGAAGAAACTCGACGAATATACACAAAAAGTACTgtttactgaaataataatcacCTCGTCTCAATTCAATCAGAAAGAACATTTAATAATTCTctctgtcactatacgtcgctagCACAGATACATatataaagatacattatagtaatgaaattataatttttggaccaatcAAGTGAAATTCGATAATTTTTCGATGATGAGAGGCTGTTGGTGCTTTTAAAAGGAGGCTCAATACTCACCTGTTTAGTTTTTAACTGATTTCTTTATCTGATTGTCGACTGTTTCATTcatgtatctattttttttgttgtaattccTATTGTCCTTCAGTTTTTATCCTGTCCTAATGTATTTTAgtctttttaaatttaactccaGTGTCTCCTCATGGGAGCCTCTACACTGGGAGGTGTGTTCGGTCTGCCGCGCCAATGTCATCCTGCAGATTCCCCAGTCGGGGCACTGGGGGGCTCTGCACAATGTGGAGTGTCCACCCTGGTCTACCCGGGTCGTGGTGGTCAGCTGTGGCAACATCATCTGTGGCTTCAGgctgtggcatcttggtgtggATGGCTCCCACAGGTTGTCTTTACCCACCTGGATCCTCAGTGCCATGCCACATTTCCAGagctatatataaatatatataaatctgattttattttatttgatcttccatcctcacagttcaatccccgcctgtgtggagtttgcatgttctccccatgcctgcgtgggttttctccgggcactccggtttcctcccacatcccaaaaacatgcatggtaggttaattgacaactctaaattgcccgtaggtgtggatgtgagtgcgaatggttgtttgtttgtatgtggcctgcgattggctggcaaccagttcagggtgtaccccgcctcctgcccgatgatagctgggataggctccagcacgccagcgaccctaatgaggagaagcggctcagaaaatggatagatggatggcacagtggttgggaatcatggAAGTACAGCATTTACAAAGATGATGTTGTACAGTACCTGAGTTGCAAATTACTGTTCtactcatttattttatgaatatttttcaaTCAGTGCTCCCTTTTCAATTTCTCCAAATAGCATTTTCCAAAGCAACATAACCACAAACTACAGAACTTAGTGTGAGTAGATATCGGGCACTTGACCGTGTGAACAAAACGGTTTAAGTTTAATAACATAATGCAATGACTTGTTAAAGTGGATAAAATAAAAGCATCTGTGCAAACATATGATGATTTCATGTAG
This window encodes:
- the med7 gene encoding mediator of RNA polymerase II transcription subunit 7, whose translation is MGEPQQVSALPPPPMQYIKEYTDENVSKGFAPKPPPPIRDSYMMFGNQFQCDDLIIRPLESQGIERLHPVQFDHKRELKKLNMSILVNFLDLLDILIKSPGSIKREEKLEDLKLLFVHMHHLINEYRPHQARETLRVMMEVQKRQRLDTAERFQKHLERVVEMIQGCLASLPDDLPQLEGPDSAGDGTRTGLAGSSVCPSGQAPRLKTEPMDVEEAGTSCMAAGHQNKSTPTIKKDKMWDKDTAMCSIIDKIA